The following proteins come from a genomic window of Pseudomonas sp. MAG733B:
- a CDS encoding ATP-dependent Clp protease proteolytic subunit — protein MTEHIVHFHCQIDQATTERFRDCCLEAIDQGATSLLLNLSTSGGSTNFGFTLYTFLKSLPVPLCAINAGNIESMGIIMFLAAGRRITSPHSRFLIHPMNWYFSQKSVDHQRLREYLSSLDNDLARYVQIYSLETADAATKLDIFHCLSAEEKVIAAHESLAYGIAHEMKQMVFADDVKHWKVSGG, from the coding sequence ATGACCGAGCATATCGTGCACTTTCACTGTCAGATCGACCAGGCAACGACCGAACGCTTCAGGGATTGTTGTCTTGAAGCGATCGATCAAGGCGCCACGTCGTTGCTGCTGAACCTGTCTACGTCCGGCGGCAGCACAAACTTCGGCTTTACCCTCTACACCTTTCTGAAGTCGTTGCCTGTGCCACTGTGTGCGATCAACGCCGGAAACATCGAGTCGATGGGCATCATCATGTTTCTGGCTGCGGGACGCCGCATCACTTCACCGCATTCGCGCTTCCTGATTCACCCGATGAACTGGTATTTCAGCCAGAAATCCGTTGACCACCAACGCCTGCGCGAATACCTGTCGAGCCTCGACAACGACCTCGCACGCTATGTCCAGATTTACTCGCTGGAAACCGCTGATGCGGCGACCAAACTCGATATTTTCCACTGCCTGTCAGCCGAGGAAAAAGTGATCGCCGCGCACGAGTCCCTGGCCTACGGCATTGCCCACGAGATGAAGCAGATGGTCTTCGCCGACGATGTCAAACACTGGAAAGTCAGTGGTGGATGA
- a CDS encoding zinc-dependent alcohol dehydrogenase has product MRAMTYHGAHKVRIETVPDPIIEQPDDIILRVTATAICGSDLHLYRGKIPTVEHGDIFGHEFMGIVEDTGRSVTQVQRGDRVVIPFVIACGDCFFCQQQLYAACETTNDGRGANLNKKSIPPGAALFGYSRLYGGIPGGQAELVRVPKANTGPFKVPGTLADEKVLFLSDILPTAWQAVINAQIGKGSSLAIFGAGPVGLLSAACARMLGAEQIFMIDHHEYRLAYARKTYGVIPINFDDDDDPADSLIRQTPGMRGVDAVIDAVGFEAKGSTTETVLATLKLEGSSGKALRQCIAAVRRGGVVSVPGVYAGFIHGFLFGDAFDKGLTFKMGQTHVQRYLPELLEHIELGHLRPEEIITHRMSLENVAQGYEIFDKRQEDCRKVILIPGAPVEPLTESIEPGVVFADRGVPSL; this is encoded by the coding sequence ATGCGAGCAATGACTTACCACGGCGCCCACAAGGTCAGGATTGAAACCGTTCCGGATCCGATCATCGAGCAACCCGACGACATTATTTTGCGTGTCACGGCCACTGCAATTTGCGGTTCCGATCTGCACCTGTATCGCGGCAAGATTCCCACCGTCGAACACGGCGACATTTTCGGCCATGAATTCATGGGCATCGTCGAAGACACCGGGCGTTCGGTGACCCAGGTGCAACGCGGGGATCGCGTCGTCATTCCTTTTGTCATTGCTTGTGGTGACTGTTTCTTTTGCCAGCAGCAACTGTACGCCGCCTGCGAAACCACCAACGACGGACGCGGTGCCAATCTGAACAAGAAATCCATCCCGCCGGGTGCCGCATTATTTGGCTACAGCCGGTTGTATGGAGGCATTCCCGGGGGGCAGGCCGAACTGGTCCGGGTGCCGAAAGCCAACACCGGGCCGTTCAAGGTGCCTGGCACGCTGGCAGACGAAAAGGTGCTTTTTCTATCCGACATTCTGCCTACCGCCTGGCAGGCGGTGATCAATGCGCAGATCGGCAAAGGGTCGAGTCTGGCGATTTTCGGCGCCGGGCCGGTTGGGTTGTTGAGCGCAGCGTGCGCGCGAATGCTCGGCGCCGAACAGATCTTCATGATTGATCACCATGAATACCGACTCGCCTATGCCAGGAAAACCTACGGAGTCATCCCGATCAACTTCGATGACGATGATGATCCGGCTGACTCCTTGATTCGGCAGACACCGGGTATGCGCGGCGTGGACGCGGTGATCGATGCGGTGGGCTTCGAAGCCAAGGGCAGCACGACCGAAACCGTGCTGGCGACGCTGAAACTAGAAGGCAGTAGCGGTAAAGCGTTGCGCCAATGCATTGCCGCTGTAAGGCGCGGTGGCGTGGTGAGTGTGCCGGGGGTCTACGCGGGATTCATCCATGGCTTTCTGTTCGGAGATGCGTTCGATAAAGGGCTGACATTCAAGATGGGCCAGACGCACGTGCAACGGTATCTGCCCGAACTGCTTGAGCATATTGAACTGGGTCATCTGCGTCCTGAGGAAATCATCACTCACAGAATGTCCCTGGAGAACGTCGCCCAAGGCTATGAAATATTCGACAAACGCCAGGAGGACTGCCGCAAGGTCATACTGATTCCCGGCGCGCCAGTGGAACCGTTGACTGAGTCAATTGAACCGGGTGTGGTGTTCGCCGATCGCGGGGTTCCCAGTTTGTAG
- a CDS encoding YetF domain-containing protein, with protein sequence MDSVLRAAAMYMALMVLFKIAGRRSLAELTTFDFVLLMMIGEATQQALLGDDFSLTNSMLVIVTLIAIDVGLSLLKQRSGWLSRLIDGEPTIIVENGKLLHRRLRHARLVEADVMEAARSSQGIEKLEEIKFAIIERNGKISIIAREN encoded by the coding sequence ATGGATTCAGTATTGCGTGCGGCAGCGATGTATATGGCGCTCATGGTGCTGTTCAAGATTGCCGGCCGACGTTCATTGGCCGAGCTGACGACCTTTGACTTTGTCTTGTTGATGATGATTGGCGAGGCAACCCAGCAAGCGTTGCTTGGGGATGATTTTTCGCTGACCAATTCGATGCTGGTGATTGTGACTTTGATCGCCATCGACGTCGGGCTCTCGTTGCTCAAGCAGCGTTCGGGATGGTTATCACGGCTGATTGACGGTGAACCCACGATTATCGTGGAAAACGGCAAGCTCCTGCATCGGCGCCTGCGTCACGCTCGCCTGGTGGAAGCCGACGTCATGGAGGCCGCGCGCTCCAGCCAGGGAATCGAGAAGCTGGAAGAGATCAAGTTCGCGATCATTGAGCGTAACGGCAAGATCTCCATCATTGCGCGAGAAAACTGA
- a CDS encoding CinA family protein — translation MSIAEDTVDYLRENALLLTTAESCTAGKIVTLLSGIEGSGEFIECGYVVYSPQAKQRVLHVNPRTIETFNLTSVEVAREMAMGALRDSTANAAIATTGILGPEDIDGIPAGTICFAWAFQSRGERCVFSHEHRFFGTRCQVQTEATEYAMQWLPHFHRRALLGEQG, via the coding sequence ATGTCTATCGCTGAAGATACTGTTGACTACCTGCGCGAAAACGCCTTGTTGCTGACCACTGCCGAGTCCTGCACTGCCGGAAAAATCGTGACGCTATTGTCCGGGATCGAAGGCAGCGGTGAGTTCATCGAGTGCGGTTACGTGGTGTATTCACCGCAGGCCAAGCAACGTGTTTTGCACGTCAATCCGCGCACCATCGAAACCTTCAACCTGACGAGTGTGGAGGTCGCCAGGGAGATGGCGATGGGTGCCCTGCGAGACAGCACCGCCAATGCCGCCATCGCCACAACCGGGATTCTAGGTCCGGAGGATATCGACGGTATTCCCGCAGGCACCATCTGCTTTGCGTGGGCTTTCCAGTCGCGTGGGGAGCGTTGCGTGTTCAGCCATGAGCACCGGTTTTTCGGTACTCGCTGTCAGGTGCAAACGGAAGCAACCGAGTACGCCATGCAATGGCTGCCGCATTTCCATCGCCGCGCGCTCCTTGGCGAGCAAGGTTGA
- a CDS encoding MFS transporter gives MNSLKKYQSITVVFLLLIGIVNYLDRSALSIANTSIQKDMMISPSQMGILLSAFSIAYAFAQLPMGLIIDRLGSKIALGASLLAWSVAQSTFGMVNSFAGFMGLRVLLGIGEAPMFPSAAKALSEWFDANERGTPTGIVWSSTCLGPCLAPPLLTLFMVNFGWRGMFIITGAIGIVLALCWLTFYKSKAQYLAELAAEGKPLPTEKKAQVQAVDSQAPKVSYFAGWLDLFKHRSTWGAVLGFMGVIYMLWLHLTWLPGYFEREHGMNLYKTAWLVSLAYGFGAVGTIVAGRFCDMLVRRGMSILASRKFGVITGLVLAALFTLPLSFVTGLTGCIILLCLALFSINMASATAWMIVNTIVDSRRVASFGSIQNFGGYIAGSVAPIVTGFSIQYSGSFNTAFMISAVVALCSALAYYLLLNAPIGSAEPAPEHIVGVTE, from the coding sequence ATGAACTCACTGAAGAAGTATCAAAGCATCACGGTTGTCTTCCTGCTACTGATTGGCATCGTCAATTATCTGGACCGCAGTGCGCTGTCGATTGCCAACACCTCGATCCAGAAGGACATGATGATCAGCCCTTCGCAAATGGGCATTCTGTTGTCGGCTTTCTCCATCGCCTACGCGTTTGCGCAGTTGCCGATGGGCCTGATCATCGACCGCTTGGGCAGCAAGATTGCACTGGGCGCGTCGTTGCTGGCCTGGTCGGTGGCGCAGTCGACGTTCGGCATGGTCAACAGCTTCGCCGGCTTCATGGGCCTGCGCGTGCTGCTGGGGATTGGCGAGGCTCCGATGTTTCCTTCGGCGGCCAAAGCCTTGTCCGAATGGTTCGATGCCAACGAGCGCGGCACACCGACCGGGATCGTCTGGTCGTCGACTTGCCTGGGCCCATGCCTGGCGCCGCCGTTGCTGACGCTGTTCATGGTCAACTTCGGCTGGCGCGGAATGTTCATCATCACCGGCGCCATCGGTATCGTCCTGGCCTTGTGCTGGCTGACCTTCTACAAGAGCAAGGCGCAGTACCTGGCCGAACTCGCGGCTGAAGGCAAACCGTTGCCGACCGAGAAAAAAGCTCAGGTGCAAGCCGTCGATTCGCAGGCACCGAAGGTCTCGTACTTTGCCGGCTGGCTCGACCTGTTCAAACACCGCAGCACCTGGGGCGCGGTACTGGGCTTCATGGGTGTGATCTACATGCTGTGGCTGCACCTGACCTGGTTGCCGGGTTACTTCGAACGCGAGCACGGCATGAACCTGTACAAGACCGCGTGGCTGGTGTCGCTGGCCTATGGTTTCGGCGCGGTGGGCACTATCGTCGCCGGGCGTTTCTGCGACATGTTGGTCCGCCGTGGCATGAGCATCCTCGCCAGCCGCAAGTTCGGCGTGATCACCGGCCTGGTACTGGCCGCGCTGTTCACCTTGCCGCTGTCGTTTGTCACCGGCCTGACCGGTTGCATCATCCTGCTGTGCCTCGCGCTGTTCAGCATCAACATGGCCAGTGCCACTGCATGGATGATCGTCAACACCATCGTCGATAGCCGCCGTGTCGCCTCGTTCGGTTCGATCCAGAACTTCGGCGGCTACATCGCGGGCTCCGTCGCGCCAATCGTCACCGGTTTCAGCATCCAGTACTCGGGCTCGTTCAACACCGCGTTCATGATCAGTGCTGTGGTGGCGCTGTGCTCGGCGCTGGCGTACTACCTGTTGCTCAACGCACCGATCGGCAGTGCCGAGCCTGCTCCTGAGCACATTGTGGGGGTGACTGAGTAA
- a CDS encoding fumarylacetoacetate hydrolase family protein, giving the protein MTNDSRAQAPLPLSNNAAVFNTGSWVGRVWLPGQGPAVVLVKAGAVHDVSAHVATVSALLEVADPVAYLRALPLAEALIELPALLDNSDPSRRDESLPWLLAPIDLQAVKAAGVTFAASLLERVVEEQAKGDPAKADAIRDTLASRIGADLSQIVPGSAQAEALRKVLVEQGLWSQYLEVGIGPDAEIFTKAQPLSSVGHGADIGIHPKSSWNNPEPEVVLAVSSNGTIQGAMLGNDVNLRDFEGRSALLLGKAKDNNASTSLGPLLRLFDETFNLDDVRNAQVDLRVEGQDGFILEGRSSMSQISRDPLDLVQQTLNENHQYPDGLVLFLGTLFAPKQDRDQPGNGFTHKLGDVVVISNPQLGSLSNRVTTSDHAPQWDFGLRSLIDSLSRRGLLEAAVTARQP; this is encoded by the coding sequence ATGACAAACGATTCGAGAGCACAAGCACCGCTGCCGCTGAGCAACAACGCCGCCGTCTTCAACACCGGCAGCTGGGTCGGGCGTGTCTGGCTGCCCGGCCAGGGACCGGCCGTGGTGCTGGTCAAGGCGGGCGCCGTGCACGATGTCAGCGCCCATGTCGCGACCGTCTCGGCCTTGCTTGAAGTGGCAGACCCGGTGGCGTATCTGCGTGCGTTGCCCTTGGCCGAGGCCTTGATCGAGTTGCCGGCGTTGCTGGACAACAGCGACCCGAGTCGCCGCGACGAAAGCTTGCCATGGCTGCTGGCGCCGATTGACTTGCAGGCAGTCAAGGCTGCTGGCGTGACGTTCGCCGCCAGTCTGCTGGAGCGGGTGGTGGAAGAGCAGGCCAAGGGTGACCCGGCCAAGGCTGACGCGATTCGCGACACCCTGGCCAGCCGCATTGGCGCCGACCTTTCGCAAATCGTCCCGGGCTCGGCCCAGGCTGAAGCCTTGCGCAAAGTGCTGGTGGAGCAGGGCTTGTGGTCGCAGTATCTGGAAGTGGGCATCGGCCCGGATGCCGAAATCTTCACCAAGGCCCAGCCGCTGTCGTCCGTCGGCCATGGCGCAGACATTGGCATTCACCCCAAGTCGAGCTGGAACAACCCGGAACCGGAAGTGGTGCTGGCGGTATCGAGCAACGGCACCATTCAGGGCGCCATGCTCGGCAACGACGTCAACCTGCGTGACTTCGAAGGGCGCAGTGCCCTGTTGCTGGGCAAAGCCAAGGACAACAACGCGTCGACCTCGCTGGGTCCGTTGCTGCGCCTGTTCGACGAAACCTTCAACCTGGATGACGTACGTAACGCGCAAGTGGATTTGCGCGTCGAAGGCCAGGACGGTTTCATCCTTGAGGGCCGCAGCTCCATGAGCCAGATCAGCCGCGACCCGCTCGACCTGGTTCAGCAGACGCTCAACGAAAACCATCAATATCCTGACGGCCTGGTGCTGTTTCTCGGTACCTTGTTCGCCCCCAAGCAGGATCGCGATCAACCGGGCAACGGTTTCACCCACAAATTGGGCGATGTGGTGGTAATCAGCAACCCGCAATTGGGCAGCCTGAGCAACCGCGTGACCACCAGCGACCACGCGCCGCAATGGGACTTCGGCCTGCGCTCGCTGATCGACAGTCTGAGCCGGCGCGGCCTGCTTGAGGCAGCGGTGACGGCGCGCCAACCCTGA
- a CDS encoding Ldh family oxidoreductase, with amino-acid sequence MTEAKRYDVQTLTAFVEQLFEKAGADAEVAQVVTRVLLEGELLGHRTHGLNLVSRYLGGVLSGQVKASAGLLEQVSDSGISALFDGHYVLGPYCVSRALDCAAKGAMAQGIGIAVVRRASHIGCLAAYLKPFTDRGLVAMVYSSDPSVGLVCAHGGIDPIYTPNPIAAGIPTRGEPILLDVSMSTVTLGLIGQCRDAGSTLPHPVLMSNEGQLSDNPTDFFTTPPGSILPLGGQAFGHKGFALAILVEALTSGLAGHGRKDGPDQWGASATAVVIDPRFFGGLDAFTDESSFLSKLILASRPVDPERPVRLPGQAGLKLREQALREGVSLSQKVIDDLNQSAAQLQLPALS; translated from the coding sequence ATGACGGAAGCAAAACGCTACGACGTACAAACGCTGACCGCGTTCGTCGAGCAACTGTTCGAAAAGGCCGGGGCCGATGCCGAGGTCGCCCAAGTGGTGACCCGGGTGCTGCTCGAAGGTGAGCTGCTGGGCCATCGCACCCACGGCCTCAACCTGGTGAGCCGCTATCTCGGCGGCGTGCTCAGCGGGCAGGTCAAGGCCAGTGCCGGGTTACTGGAACAGGTCTCCGACAGCGGCATTTCGGCGCTGTTCGATGGCCACTATGTGCTCGGCCCGTATTGCGTCAGTCGCGCCCTGGACTGCGCGGCCAAGGGCGCCATGGCGCAGGGAATCGGTATCGCCGTGGTGCGCCGCGCTTCGCACATCGGTTGCCTCGCCGCCTATCTGAAGCCCTTTACCGACCGTGGCCTGGTGGCCATGGTGTATTCCTCGGACCCGTCGGTTGGTTTGGTCTGCGCCCATGGCGGGATCGACCCGATCTACACGCCCAACCCGATTGCCGCAGGCATCCCGACCCGGGGCGAGCCAATCCTGCTGGATGTGAGCATGTCCACCGTCACCCTGGGATTGATCGGCCAATGCCGCGATGCCGGCAGCACGCTGCCGCACCCGGTGTTGATGAGCAACGAAGGCCAGTTGAGCGACAACCCGACTGATTTCTTCACCACCCCACCGGGCAGCATCTTGCCGCTGGGTGGCCAGGCCTTCGGCCATAAAGGCTTTGCCCTGGCCATTCTGGTCGAGGCCCTGACCTCGGGGCTGGCCGGTCATGGCCGCAAGGACGGCCCGGACCAATGGGGCGCATCGGCGACGGCCGTGGTGATTGATCCGCGTTTCTTCGGCGGGCTGGATGCCTTCACCGACGAGAGTTCGTTCCTGAGCAAGCTGATCCTGGCCAGCCGCCCGGTGGACCCCGAGCGCCCGGTGCGTTTGCCGGGTCAGGCCGGGTTGAAGCTGCGTGAGCAAGCCCTGCGCGAAGGGGTGAGCCTGTCGCAGAAAGTGATCGACGACCTCAACCAGAGCGCCGCGCAGTTGCAGCTGCCAGCTCTTTCCTGA
- a CDS encoding aldehyde dehydrogenase (NADP(+)): MQVSGFNFIAGQRSALGDTLVYSVDAHTGEQLPGAFHQATLAEVDTAVTAASAAFPLFRNLPAVRRAEFLEAIADELDDLGEDFIAFTCRETALPSARIQGERGRTSGQMRLFAQVLRRGDFYGARIDQALPERTPLPRPDLRQYRIGVGPVAVFGASNFPLAFSTAGGDTAAALAAGCPVVFKAHSGHMATAERVAEALIRAAERTGMPAGVFNMIFGAGVGEALVKHPGIQAVGFTGSLKGGRALCDMAAARPQPIPVFAEMSSINPVLVLPQALANRSALIAKELSASVVQGCGQFCTNPGLVVGIRSPAFSAFIEQLTGHMAAQAPQTMLNAGTLNSYGKGLQALLAHPGIRHLSGLAQKGNQAQPQLFEADISLLLENDELLQEEVFGPCTVLVQVADKAELLRAVGALRGQLTATLLADNDDLTAFGEVFGALEVKVGRVLLNGYPTGVEVCDAMVHGGPYPATSDSRGTSVGTLAIDRFLRPVCYQNVPDALLPDALKNANPLGIQRLVDGKHSTAVAN, encoded by the coding sequence ATGCAAGTTTCCGGATTCAACTTTATCGCGGGCCAACGTAGCGCCCTGGGCGACACTCTGGTTTATAGCGTCGACGCTCACACCGGCGAACAACTGCCCGGCGCATTCCATCAGGCGACTCTGGCCGAGGTCGATACAGCGGTGACGGCTGCCAGTGCGGCGTTCCCGTTGTTTCGCAACTTGCCCGCAGTACGCCGGGCCGAATTCCTTGAAGCCATCGCCGATGAACTCGACGATCTGGGCGAGGACTTCATCGCATTCACCTGCCGCGAGACCGCTCTGCCGAGCGCCCGCATTCAGGGTGAACGCGGCCGTACCAGCGGCCAGATGCGCTTGTTTGCGCAAGTCCTGCGCCGTGGCGATTTCTATGGCGCACGCATCGATCAGGCGCTGCCGGAGCGCACTCCGTTGCCGCGTCCTGACTTGCGTCAGTACCGCATCGGTGTCGGCCCGGTGGCGGTCTTCGGTGCCAGCAACTTTCCGCTGGCGTTCTCCACGGCTGGCGGTGACACCGCCGCCGCTCTGGCCGCCGGTTGCCCTGTTGTGTTCAAGGCCCACAGCGGCCACATGGCCACGGCCGAACGTGTGGCCGAAGCGCTGATCCGCGCTGCCGAACGCACCGGCATGCCGGCCGGCGTGTTCAACATGATCTTCGGAGCTGGCGTCGGCGAGGCACTGGTCAAACACCCTGGTATTCAGGCCGTGGGCTTTACCGGCTCGCTGAAGGGCGGTCGTGCCCTGTGCGATATGGCGGCGGCAAGGCCACAACCGATCCCGGTGTTCGCCGAGATGTCGAGCATCAACCCGGTGCTGGTCTTGCCACAAGCCCTGGCCAACCGCAGCGCGTTGATTGCCAAGGAACTGAGCGCTTCGGTGGTGCAGGGCTGTGGCCAGTTCTGCACTAACCCCGGCCTGGTCGTCGGCATTCGCTCGCCGGCGTTCAGCGCTTTCATCGAGCAACTGACCGGGCACATGGCCGCGCAGGCGCCGCAAACCATGCTCAATGCCGGCACCTTGAACAGCTACGGCAAAGGCTTGCAGGCGTTGTTGGCTCACCCGGGCATCAGGCACTTGAGTGGCCTGGCGCAGAAGGGCAACCAGGCGCAGCCGCAATTGTTCGAGGCCGATATCAGCCTGCTGTTGGAAAACGATGAACTGCTACAGGAAGAGGTCTTCGGCCCTTGCACGGTACTGGTTCAAGTGGCGGACAAGGCTGAACTGTTGCGCGCGGTCGGCGCCTTGCGCGGCCAGCTCACGGCCACGTTGCTGGCCGACAACGACGACCTGACGGCCTTCGGTGAAGTGTTCGGTGCGCTGGAAGTGAAGGTCGGTCGAGTGCTGCTCAATGGCTACCCGACCGGCGTTGAAGTGTGCGATGCGATGGTCCATGGCGGCCCGTACCCGGCCACGTCCGATAGCCGCGGCACGTCGGTCGGCACCCTGGCGATCGATCGTTTCCTGCGTCCGGTGTGCTACCAGAACGTGCCCGACGCGTTGCTGCCCGATGCCCTGAAAAACGCCAACCCGCTGGGCATCCAACGGCTGGTCGATGGCAAGCACAGCACAGCGGTGGCGAACTGA
- a CDS encoding altronate dehydratase family protein, whose translation MQLIARTRTGDSAVIRLNPLDNVSIARQVLPEGLVLEAEAITVRQPIPSGHKVATQRVEQGQPLRRYGQIIGFASQVIEAGEHVHVHNVEMGDFARDYAFGVDAHATPSTEALFQGIVRADGRVATRNYVGILTSVNCSATVARAVADYFRRDIHPEALAAFPNIDGVVALTHGAGCAVDPSGEALGLLRRTLGGYAVHPNFAAVLIIGLGCETNQIESLLETQGLTASDQLRAFTIQGIGGTSKTIASGIEQVKALLPQANQVKRESVSARHLIVGLQCGGSDGYSGITANPALGNAVDRLVAAGGTAILSETPEIYGAEHLLTRRAVSREVGEKLIARIHWWEDYCQRMNAELNNNPSAGNKAGGLTTILEKSLGAVAKAGSSNLVDVYQYAEAVRAKGLVFMDTPGYDPVSATGQVAGGANLIAFTTGRGSAYGCAPAPSIKLATNNRVFEHQEEDMDVNCGGIADGSTSIEERGAYIFEQMLRIASGERSKSEQHGYGQNEFVPWQIGAVT comes from the coding sequence ATGCAACTGATTGCCAGAACCCGGACCGGCGACTCTGCCGTGATCCGCCTCAATCCCCTGGACAACGTATCGATTGCACGGCAGGTCTTGCCTGAAGGCCTGGTCCTGGAAGCCGAAGCGATCACCGTGCGTCAGCCGATTCCCTCCGGGCACAAAGTCGCCACTCAGCGGGTAGAGCAGGGCCAGCCCCTGCGTCGTTACGGCCAAATCATCGGGTTTGCTTCGCAGGTCATCGAGGCCGGCGAGCATGTGCATGTGCACAATGTGGAGATGGGCGATTTTGCCCGTGACTACGCCTTCGGCGTCGATGCCCACGCCACGCCCAGTACCGAAGCCCTGTTCCAGGGCATCGTGCGTGCCGATGGCCGCGTGGCGACCCGCAACTATGTCGGCATTCTCACCTCGGTGAACTGCTCGGCGACCGTGGCCCGGGCCGTGGCGGACTACTTTCGTCGGGACATCCATCCTGAAGCGCTGGCGGCTTTTCCGAACATCGACGGCGTCGTGGCGCTGACCCACGGCGCCGGTTGCGCAGTCGACCCGAGCGGCGAAGCCCTGGGGCTGCTGCGTCGCACGCTCGGTGGTTACGCCGTGCACCCTAATTTCGCTGCCGTGCTGATCATCGGCCTGGGTTGTGAAACCAACCAGATCGAGAGCCTGCTCGAGACGCAAGGGCTCACCGCCAGCGACCAGTTGCGCGCGTTCACCATTCAAGGCATCGGCGGCACGTCGAAGACCATCGCCAGTGGCATCGAGCAGGTCAAGGCATTGCTGCCTCAGGCCAATCAGGTGAAACGTGAGTCAGTCAGCGCTCGCCACTTGATTGTCGGCTTGCAATGCGGCGGCTCGGACGGTTACTCGGGCATCACCGCCAACCCGGCGCTGGGCAATGCCGTTGACCGTTTGGTAGCGGCCGGTGGCACCGCGATTCTTTCAGAAACCCCGGAAATCTATGGCGCCGAACACTTGCTGACGCGCCGTGCCGTGAGCCGCGAGGTGGGGGAAAAACTCATCGCGCGCATCCATTGGTGGGAAGACTACTGCCAGCGCATGAACGCCGAACTGAACAACAACCCTTCGGCCGGCAACAAGGCCGGTGGCCTGACCACGATTCTGGAGAAGTCCCTGGGCGCGGTGGCCAAGGCCGGTTCCAGCAATCTGGTGGATGTCTACCAATACGCAGAAGCGGTCCGGGCCAAGGGGCTGGTGTTCATGGATACGCCGGGCTATGACCCGGTCTCGGCCACAGGGCAAGTCGCCGGTGGCGCCAACCTTATCGCCTTCACCACCGGCAGAGGCTCTGCCTACGGCTGCGCGCCGGCACCGTCGATCAAGTTGGCAACCAACAACCGGGTGTTCGAACACCAGGAAGAAGACATGGACGTGAACTGCGGCGGCATCGCCGACGGTTCCACCAGCATTGAAGAGCGCGGCGCGTACATCTTCGAACAGATGCTGCGCATCGCTTCAGGCGAGCGCAGCAAGAGCGAACAGCACGGTTATGGGCAGAACGAGTTCGTGCCCTGGCAGATCGGTGCCGTGACCTGA
- a CDS encoding LysR family transcriptional regulator has translation MPSDITHSSFCNWVRFKHLVLIDTLARTRNMHATAIRMNLSQPALSKMLRDLEEQFGFALFERLPRSMPPTELGEHVVRYAQGALADSHKFVDQVNRLRKGGHGFLKVGGIFAATSVVLPQAIAAIKARSPLLSIEVVEQSSDHLLAMLEQNKLDLMIGRFTEERYSQVFDFQPLEPEPFSLVVNSSHPLNELDFTPLEALGEWPWVLYPVGTPIRDRLELAFKAAGITSPADSVNTISMQMFLQLLHSGPMIAMLPRSMVAAQLDSGQFKELKTPLHLAPLEYGIITRKDEPLTGSAREFADILLDFARQRQEAESASD, from the coding sequence ATGCCGTCAGATATCACCCATTCCAGCTTCTGCAACTGGGTGCGCTTCAAGCACCTGGTGCTGATCGACACCCTGGCGCGCACGCGCAACATGCACGCCACCGCCATCCGGATGAATCTCAGTCAGCCAGCCTTGAGCAAGATGCTGCGTGATCTGGAGGAGCAGTTCGGCTTTGCCCTGTTCGAGCGTCTGCCGCGCAGCATGCCGCCGACGGAGCTGGGCGAGCATGTGGTGCGGTATGCCCAGGGTGCGTTGGCCGATTCACACAAGTTTGTAGATCAGGTCAATCGGCTGCGCAAGGGCGGGCATGGTTTTCTCAAGGTGGGCGGGATTTTTGCGGCGACCTCGGTGGTGCTGCCCCAGGCCATCGCCGCGATCAAGGCGCGCAGTCCTTTGCTGTCGATCGAAGTAGTGGAGCAGTCCAGCGACCATCTGCTGGCCATGCTTGAGCAAAACAAGCTGGACCTGATGATCGGCCGCTTCACCGAAGAGCGTTACAGCCAGGTCTTCGATTTCCAGCCTTTGGAGCCCGAGCCCTTCAGCCTGGTGGTCAACAGCAGTCATCCGCTCAATGAGCTGGACTTCACGCCGCTGGAAGCGCTCGGCGAGTGGCCGTGGGTGCTGTATCCGGTCGGTACGCCGATTCGCGATCGCCTGGAGTTGGCGTTCAAGGCCGCAGGCATCACATCGCCGGCGGACAGCGTCAATACCATCTCCATGCAGATGTTCCTGCAACTGCTGCACTCCGGACCGATGATCGCCATGTTGCCCCGATCGATGGTGGCGGCGCAGCTGGACAGTGGCCAGTTCAAGGAGCTGAAGACCCCATTGCATCTGGCACCGCTGGAGTACGGGATCATTACCCGAAAGGACGAGCCGCTCACCGGTTCGGCCCGGGAATTCGCCGACATCCTGCTCGATTTCGCGCGTCAACGGCAGGAGGCAGAATCGGCGAGCGATTGA